The Devosia sp. genome segment CCGGTCGAGCAGCGCCACATCGGCCCCGCATTGCGCCAACCCAACGGCGATACGCTGACCGATGCCGCTGCCGGCGCCGGTGACCAGCGCCACATTGCCCGACAGGTCGAACTGTTTTGCAGCATTAATCGCGGTCATCATCATCCCCCCCGAATTCACCTGCCTGCGCCGGCGGATAGGCATGTTCGCCACCCTGCCAGTCGCGGACGGTAAAGCAGCCATCGCCGCCCGTCACGCTGGCCGCACCGATATCAGCCTTGCCGTGGCCCCCGGGAATATCAAGCACGTAGGTCGGCTGGCACAGCCCGGAAATCCTGCCCCTGAGCGCAGCGACAAGCGCCTGCCCCTCTGCGATGCCGACGCGAAAGTGCCCGGTGCCGGGGGCCAGGTCGGGGTGGTGCAGGTAATAGGGCTTGATCCGGTTCTCGACGAAGGTCCGCATCAGCGCCGCCAGCGTTGCGACATCGTCGTTAACGCCCCTGAGCAGCACCGATTGGCTGATAAGGGCGATGCCGCCCTCAAACAGGCGCGCGATTGCCGCCCGCGCCAGCGGCGTAAATTCGCGCGGATGATTGGCATGGACCGCCAGATAAGTGGTCTTGCCGCTGGCGGTGAGCGCCGCCACCATCGCCGCATCGATCCGCTCCGGCTCGACCACCGGAACCCGCGTGTGAAAGCGCACAATCTTGACATGCTCGATGCGGGCCAGCCGCTCCATGATCGCGCGCAGGCGCCGGGGCGACAGCACCAGGGGATCACCCCCGGTGAGGATGACTTCCCAGATTTCATCATGGCCCGCGATGTAGGCCATTGCCGCATCGAGCTCTTGCTCGGTCAGCGTGCCAAGGCCCTGCGGGCCCACCATTTCGCGGCGGAAGCAGAATCGGCAATAGACGGGGCAGACATGCACGGCCTTGAGCAGCACCCGGTCGGGATAGCGATGGACAATGCCCTCGACCGGCGAATGGGTGAGGTCACCGATGGGATCGGTTCGCTCTTCGGGCGTCGTGACCAGTTCGGCGGCGGATGGCACATATTGGCGCGCGATCGGGTCATTGGGGTCAGCCGGATCGATCAGTTCACGCACCGCCGGGGTAATGCCGATGGCATATTTTTCGGCGACGGCGGCTAGGTTGCCTTCTCCAGTGACCAGCCCCGCATCGATCAAACTCCGAACAGTCTTGATGGGGATCACCCTTTGCCCCCCTCATCCGCCCTTCGGGCACCTTCTCCCACGAGGGGAGAAGGGGGACGCTGTGACCGGCCATACACCGGACCACCCTTCTCCCCTCGTGGGAGAAGGTGGCTCGTGCGCAGCGCGAGACGGATGAGGGGCCCTTGGGCCTCGACAAGCCTGCTCATTCCGCCACCGGCGCCCAAAGTACCGCCTCGATCCGTTGCGCGCCCGTGGCCAGCATCACCAGCCGGTCAAAACCCAGGGCCACCCCACTGGCTTCGGGCATGTGCGCCAGCGCGGCGAGAAATTCCTCGTCCAGCGGATAGCGTTCGCCATAGATGCGGGCCTTCTCTGCCATTTCCGTTTCGAAGCGCGTCCGCTGTTCGGTCGCATCGGTCAATTCGCCAAATCCATTGGCCAGTTCGACGCCTGAGGCGTAGACCTCGAACCGCTCCGACACCCGCCGGTCGCCCGGCACCCGCCGCGCCAGTGCCGCCTCGACCGCCGGATAGCGATCCAGCACCGTCACCCGCCCATTGCCCAGCTTTGGTTCGACCTTGTCGACCAGAATATGGGTGAAGAGATAGGACCAGGCACGGTCCTCGGGCACCGCCATGCCGGCGCGCACCATCTGCTCAGCCAGTTTCGCGCCATCGGCCGTTCCCTCGGCATCAAGCGTCGCCAGAAGGTCGATCCCGGCATGGACCATGAACGCCTCGGCCACGCTGATGCGTTCGGCCTCTGCCCGTGGATCACACTCCCGTCCGCGAAAACTGAACCGATCGATACCCGTGGTTTCCGCCGCCAGCCGGATCAGCGCCAGGGTGTCGGCAATGATGGCTTCGTAGGGTTCTTCCACCCGGTACCATTCCAGCATGGTGAATTCGGGGTGGTGGAGCGCGCTGCGCTCGCGGTTGCGCCAGACGTGCTGGAGACTGGCAATGCGCCGCTCACCCGCCGCCAGCAGCTTCTTCATGGTGAATTCGGGCGAGGTGTGCAGATACATCGCCTGCCCCAACCCGTCTTTGCCGACCATCTCGGTGGCGAAAGCGTGCAGGTGCGTCTCGTTGCCGGGAGAACGCTGCAGCCCGGGCGGATCAACAATGAGGAAATCGCGCTCCGCCAGCCACAACCGCACCGCAGCATCGATGCGCGAACGGGCCATGAGGGCAGGACGGCGATCGGCGTGCCGGTCGGGATGCCACCAGGGCGTCTGCTCATTGCGGCTTGATGCCGTCATCGTCGGCTTTCTTGCGGTCCGGTCTGGCGAAAGGTCGCGGAATATTGTATCGGGCGCACCACGAAACGGAATTCCGGCGCCCGGACGGCTCAGTCCTCTAGCCCGCGCCAGCGATTGCAACAAGGAAGAATTATGGTCAAGGTCATCGCCTCGTCCCTGCGCAAAGGCAATGTCGTCGAGCAGGACAACAACCTGCACGTCATCCTGACGGCCGAAAACGTCCACCCCGGCAAGGGCAATTCGGTGACCAACGTCACCATGCGCCGCATTTCCGATGGCGTGAAGGTGATCGGCCGCTGGCGCACGGTGGAAATGGTCGAAAAGGCCGACGTGGATGATCGCGAATACGACTATCTCTATTCGGACGGCGAGGGCCACCACTTCATGGAGCCCTCGACCTATGAGCAGATCACGGTGTCCGACGATGTCGTGGGTGACCAGAAGGCCTATCTCACCGATGGCATGAAGGTGCACCTGATGACCCATGAGGGCATCGCGCTTTCCATGGACCTGCCGCAGCGCCTGACCTTCGAGATCGTCGAGACTGAACCGGTGGTCAAGGGCCAGACGGCGTCCTCGTCCTACAAGCCCGCCGTGCTCAACAACGGCCTGCGCGTCATGGTCCCGCCCCATATCGACACCGGCACTCGCATCGTCATCCTGACCGAAGACAATTCCTATGTCGAACGCGCCAAGGACTAAAGTCCGGCGCCGCGTCGCGGCTCACGGGGCAAGCCGGAACACCCCATAAAGCACACCCCCAAATCAAGGCATAAAGAACGGGCCCTTCCGGGCCCGTTTTTATTGACATCACACGCCAAACCGCTTGCTCAGCCAGGCCATCTGCTGCCGGTCCTGGAACGGCCCGCCGCCTTCGTGATTGTTGAACTCGTATTCGATGATCGACTTGTCGCTTCCCGCAAAGGCCTTGTAGGCGCCATAAATCGTCGAAGGCGGGCAGACATCATCCATCAGCGCCACCGAAAACAGGGCAGCCGCCTTGCTCCGGCGGGCGAAATTGACGCCGTCGAAATAGCGCAGGGTGTTGAATACGGTCTCCTTGTTGTCCCGATGCTGGGCCAGATACCGCACGATTTCGAGGTACGGGTCGCGCCCGGCAACGCGCACCGCGCGCGGAAAATCGCACAGGAACGGCACGTCCGACATCACGGCCTTGACGCGGCTGTCGATGCCCGCAGCCGCCAGCGCTATGCCGCCGCCCTGAGATCCGCCGCAGACTGCGATCCGCTCGGGGTCAACGAAATCCTGATCCGCCATGGCGTCGATGGCGCGCACCGCATCGGTGAAAAGCCGGCGATAGTAATAATCGTTACGCTCGAGAATGCCCTTGGTCATTACCCCGGGAATCTGGCTCGTCGAACCAACTGGGTCAGGCGTGGCGCCCGTGCTCCAGCTCGCCCCCTGGCCGCGCGTATCCATGCGGAAATAGGCAAAGCCGGATGCGGCCCAGTGCAGCATTTCGTGCGGAAAGCCGCGCCCGCCGCCATAGCCGACATATTGCACGAGCAGAGGCAGCTTCTCTGTCCGCTGGCGGGGCAGCACCAGCCAACCCCGAACCTTTTGCCCGCCAAAGCCGGGAAAGGTGACATCAAAAACCTCAAGCAGTTTCAGCGTCGTGTCGGCCGGCGCCATGTCAACCTGGCCGCCCGCCGCGCGGGCTTCGCCAAGTGTCGCCTCCCAGAAGGCGCCGAAATCATCCGGCAGGGTGACGCGGCTCTCATACTGGTCGAGGGCGGGGTGAACGAGATCGGGAAAGGGCACGCTGAGCTCCACGCAAAGGTTCAAACCTTCCATACCAGAGCGTGCGGATTCGGCCCATTCAGTTCCGGATAAACTGTCCCCGATGATAGCGAATGGCCGCCAGGTCGGGCCAGAGGGCCCGGTTTTCCGGCAGGTGAAGCGGGCCGCCCGGCTGGACGATGCCATCATCCGCGCGGGTCAAAATTTGATAGTCGTCTGAAATCAGCACATGACCCTTGGCGAGCAGCCCGTGCGCAACCATGTCGACGACGATACCCTTGCCGGGCAGCAGAATGGAGCTCCCCTCAAGGGGCTCGAACATGAAAACCGACAGGTCCGGGTGCGGGCCAGCGCTGTGCGGCGTAAAGACATGTCCCGTCACGGCGCAGCGATACCCATAGGCATCGAGCAGGAACTGGACGTAATCGACAGCCTGGCCGAACGCGAACCCGGTCTGGTCCATTTCTGAGAACCCGCTTGCCTCCTCGTCTTTGCCCATACGGAAATCCCCCGGTCGGGGAATACCATAGAGGTTGGCCCGGATTTGACAATCGCGGGAACGGAAGTGCCGGACCGGTCACAATTTCGTCCGCCGCAAGGGTGTCCGAATCTGAAAGGGTGCGGATCAGGCCTTGACGAATTTCAATTTTTGACCAAACGATCAAAAACCGGGTTGGAACAGGGAGACTGACCATGCGGTTCGGCTACAAGGCCTCGGCGGAGCAGTTCGCCCCCAATACACTTCTCGGCTTTGCCGTGGAAGCGGAAGCGGCGGGCTTTGACTCGGTCTTCGTCTCCGACCACTTCCAGCCATGGAAACATACCGACGGCCATGCCCCCTTCGCCCCGGGCTGGATGTCGGCGGTGCTGGCTCGCACCGAACGCATCGTGCTCGGCACCTCGGTGCTGACCCCGACCTTCCGGCTGCATCCGACCGTGGTTGCCCACGCCTTCGGCACCATGGGGGCCATGTTCCCCGGCCGGGTCATACTCGGTGTCGGCACGGGTGAAGGCCTCAACGAAGTGCCGGCGACCGGCATGGTCTGGCCGGAGCTCAAGGAGCGCTCGGCCCGCCTGCGCGAGGCGGTGAAGCTCATCCGCCAACTCTGGAGCGAAGATCGCGTCACCTTCGAGGGACAATATTACCAGACGGTCAGCGCCACCATCTACGACAAGCCCGCCGAGCCCGTGCCGATCTATATTGCCGCTGGCGGCCCGCTCAACGCCAAATATGCCGGGCGAGCCGGGGATGGCTTCATCTGCACCTCCGGCAAGGGCGCCGAGCTCTATACGCAGGAACTGCTGCCCAATGTCGAGGTCGGGCGCGGCGAGAGCGACCGGCGGGACAAGCCGTTCGAACGTATGATCGAGGTCAAGGTGTCCTTCGACCCCGACGCCGAGCGGGCCTTGCAGGATTGCCGCAACTGGGCGGCCCTGTCGCTGTCGGCGGAAGAAAAGCACTCGGTTGAGGACCCCGAGGAAATGGAACGGCTGGCCGCAGCCCTGCCCATCGAGCGGGTCGCCAAACGCTGGATCGTCTCTTCCGATCCCGATGAACACGTCGCCGCCATCAAGACCTATATCGATTATGGTTTCGACCACCTGGTGTTTCATGCCCCGGGCACGGACCAGAGCCGGTTCCTGCGGCTCTACGCGGCCGAAATCCTGCCCCGGCTGCGGAAGCTGGTGGGATAGATGGCCAACAGCGCGATCCATCCCCTATCCCCAAAGGTCACCCCGGCGCAGGCCGGGGCCCATCTTGAAATCTCAGGATGGATCCCGGCTCAAGGCCGGGATGACATCGATGATCGCTGCAGCAAAGGCGTCATCTGCAAAAAGGCACGGTGGTCATGACCCCCCGCTTTTCCGTCTGGGGCATTACCGGCCTCCCCGAGATCGCGCCAGGTGATGACCTCGTGACCCTGATCGCCGATGCCGTTGCCGCCCAGACCGCCACCGATCCCGGTCTTGCCCTGGAGGCTGGCGACATCCTCGTCGTCACCAGCAAGATCATCTCGAAATCCGAAGGCATGCAGGTTCCGGCGGCCGACCGCGAAAAGGCGATTGCCGCCGACACGGTTCGTGTCGTGGCCGAGCGGGTCCATCCCGGCGGCACCTTCCGGATCGTGGAAACGCGGCAGGGCCTGGTGATGGCGGCCGCCGGCATCGACATGTCCAATGTGCCCGAAGGCGTGGCCCTGCGTCTCCCCGCCGATCCCGATGCCTCGGCCCGCGCCCTTTGCGCCGGTCTGAGGACCAGGCTTGGCGTCGACATCGGCATCGTCATCACCGACACCATCGGCCGCGCCTGGCGCGTTGGCCAGACCGACATGGCCATCGGCGCCGCCGGCGTGCAACTCACCGACGATCTGCGCGGCGCCAACGACGCCAATGGCCGCCCGTTGCACGTCACCCAGGCGGTCGTCGTCGATGAAATTGCCGGCGCCGCCGATCTTGTCAAAGGCAAGACAACCGGCATTCCCGTCGCCGTTGTCCGTGGCCTCGGCCGCTTCGTGCGCGATCTCGACGCGCCTGGCGCCCGCACGCTGACCCGCACCGGCGATGATGACATGTTCCGCTTCGGCTCGGCCGAGGCCTACCGGCTCGGCTATGAAGCGGCGATGGCCGAAATCAAATCCAAGAACAAGCAGCGTCAGGATTAAGCAATGGCGACGGCCTTAAACGCACATGCCGGGTCATCCCCGCGACCGCGGGGACACCTGTTTCTCGCTTTTGCCGCCCTTCTCGCCCTGGTCCCGCAGGCCCAGGCCGCAACGATCTATCCCCATGCGGTCGACAATTGCGGCACCGTGATTTCCCTTGATGGGCCGCCACAACGCGTCGTCACCATCAAATCGACGGCCACCGAACTGCTACTGTCTCTGGGCCTGGCCGACAGGATTGTCGGTGTCGGCTTCCAGGATGGCCCCCTGCCCGACGATCTTGCCGCCGACCTGCCGGTGCTTTCGGACAAGCTCCCCAGCCAGGAGGTCGTGCTCGAGACCGAGCCGGACTTCATCTATGGCGGTTGGGAGAGCAACTTTGCCGCCGACGGTGCCGGGGAACGCGCCACGCTCGCCCGGCTCGGCATAGAGACCTATGTCGCGCCCGCCGCCTGCCGCTCCGTCGTGCCGCCCAAACTGACCTTCGAGCGCCTCTTTGCCGAATTCGGCGAGATGGGCGTCATTTTCGACGTCATCGACGCGGCCAACAGCCTGATCGAGCGGCAATCGGCCATGTTGGCAACGATCTCGCCGGACCAGCGGGGCCTTTCCGCGCTCTGGTACTCCTCCGGCACCAAGACACCCTATGTCGGTGCCGGCACCAATGCCCCGGCCATGATCATGGAAGCGCTGGGCCTTCAAAACATCTATGCCGATGTCAACGAGGGCTGGATTTCGGCCAGCTGGGAGGCCATCGTCGCCGCCAATCCCGACGTGATCGTGCTGGTCGATGCCGCGTGGAACTCGGCCGAGCAGAAGAAGGCATTGCTGGCCGAAAACCCGATCACCAGCCAACTCGACGCCGTCATCCACCAGCGTTACCTCGTCATCCCCTTCCCCGCCGCCGAAGCCGGCGTGCGCAATGTGCCGGCAACCCTGGACATGGCGGGGCAATTGGCGGGGCTGGATTTCGACGAATGAGCCTTTCGAGCGCGGCGATACCCCCACCCACCCTCCCCCTGATAGGGGGAGGAGCAATTCGCGTGCAGGGCGAGATGTGGCGCAAAGCTCCGGCCACTCTCCTCCCCCTATCAGGGGGAGGTCGGGTGGGGGTGCCGGTACAAGCGACTTCATGAACCGCCTCACCCTCCCTGCCCTCGCCCTGCTCATCCTGCTCAGCGCCGTCATCGCCGTGACCCTGGGCCCGGCTGATATCAGCGCGGGGGAGGTGTGGGCGGTTATCCTGCACCATCTTGGCCTCTTGCCCGACAGCGGCGTGACGCGCCTGCGGGACGCCATTGTCTGGGAATTGCGGCTGCCGCGCGTTGGCACGGCGCTGATCGTCGGCGCGGGCCTGGCGCTTTCCGGCGCAGTCATGCAGGCGCTGACCCGCAACCCGCTGGCCGATCCATACCTGCTCGGTCTCTCCTCCGGCGCCGCCCTCGGCGCCGTCAGCCTGGCGCTGGTCGGCCTGACCCTGCTCATGCCCATTGGCGCCTTCTTCGGGAGCCTGGCCGCGCTCGCCCTGGCCCTGCTCGTGGCGCGCCTTTTGGGCGGTGTCACGCCGAGCCGCACCATCCTCGCCGGCATCAGCATATCGGCGCTGGCCTCGGCCCTGACCTCGCTCCTCATCTTCTGGTACGCCACCGGTGACAGCTACCGGGAAATCCTCGCCTGGCTCATGGGCACGCTGTCGGGTTCGCTCTGGGCCGATGCCGGTCTCGTGGCCCTGGCGCTGGTCATTTGCGGCCCGGTCATCCTGGTCTCGGGCCGGGCGCTCGACGCCTTCGCCTTCGGCGACACGGCCGCCGCGACGCTTGGTGTCGATG includes the following:
- a CDS encoding lysine-2,3-aminomutase-like protein — its product is MIPIKTVRSLIDAGLVTGEGNLAAVAEKYAIGITPAVRELIDPADPNDPIARQYVPSAAELVTTPEERTDPIGDLTHSPVEGIVHRYPDRVLLKAVHVCPVYCRFCFRREMVGPQGLGTLTEQELDAAMAYIAGHDEIWEVILTGGDPLVLSPRRLRAIMERLARIEHVKIVRFHTRVPVVEPERIDAAMVAALTASGKTTYLAVHANHPREFTPLARAAIARLFEGGIALISQSVLLRGVNDDVATLAALMRTFVENRIKPYYLHHPDLAPGTGHFRVGIAEGQALVAALRGRISGLCQPTYVLDIPGGHGKADIGAASVTGGDGCFTVRDWQGGEHAYPPAQAGEFGGDDDDRD
- the epmA gene encoding EF-P lysine aminoacylase EpmA produces the protein MTASSRNEQTPWWHPDRHADRRPALMARSRIDAAVRLWLAERDFLIVDPPGLQRSPGNETHLHAFATEMVGKDGLGQAMYLHTSPEFTMKKLLAAGERRIASLQHVWRNRERSALHHPEFTMLEWYRVEEPYEAIIADTLALIRLAAETTGIDRFSFRGRECDPRAEAERISVAEAFMVHAGIDLLATLDAEGTADGAKLAEQMVRAGMAVPEDRAWSYLFTHILVDKVEPKLGNGRVTVLDRYPAVEAALARRVPGDRRVSERFEVYASGVELANGFGELTDATEQRTRFETEMAEKARIYGERYPLDEEFLAALAHMPEASGVALGFDRLVMLATGAQRIEAVLWAPVAE
- the efp gene encoding elongation factor P, translating into MVKVIASSLRKGNVVEQDNNLHVILTAENVHPGKGNSVTNVTMRRISDGVKVIGRWRTVEMVEKADVDDREYDYLYSDGEGHHFMEPSTYEQITVSDDVVGDQKAYLTDGMKVHLMTHEGIALSMDLPQRLTFEIVETEPVVKGQTASSSYKPAVLNNGLRVMVPPHIDTGTRIVILTEDNSYVERAKD
- a CDS encoding acetylxylan esterase; translated protein: MPFPDLVHPALDQYESRVTLPDDFGAFWEATLGEARAAGGQVDMAPADTTLKLLEVFDVTFPGFGGQKVRGWLVLPRQRTEKLPLLVQYVGYGGGRGFPHEMLHWAASGFAYFRMDTRGQGASWSTGATPDPVGSTSQIPGVMTKGILERNDYYYRRLFTDAVRAIDAMADQDFVDPERIAVCGGSQGGGIALAAAGIDSRVKAVMSDVPFLCDFPRAVRVAGRDPYLEIVRYLAQHRDNKETVFNTLRYFDGVNFARRSKAAALFSVALMDDVCPPSTIYGAYKAFAGSDKSIIEYEFNNHEGGGPFQDRQQMAWLSKRFGV
- the fgd gene encoding glucose-6-phosphate dehydrogenase (coenzyme-F420), with protein sequence MRFGYKASAEQFAPNTLLGFAVEAEAAGFDSVFVSDHFQPWKHTDGHAPFAPGWMSAVLARTERIVLGTSVLTPTFRLHPTVVAHAFGTMGAMFPGRVILGVGTGEGLNEVPATGMVWPELKERSARLREAVKLIRQLWSEDRVTFEGQYYQTVSATIYDKPAEPVPIYIAAGGPLNAKYAGRAGDGFICTSGKGAELYTQELLPNVEVGRGESDRRDKPFERMIEVKVSFDPDAERALQDCRNWAALSLSAEEKHSVEDPEEMERLAAALPIERVAKRWIVSSDPDEHVAAIKTYIDYGFDHLVFHAPGTDQSRFLRLYAAEILPRLRKLVG
- the cofE gene encoding coenzyme F420-0:L-glutamate ligase, yielding MTPRFSVWGITGLPEIAPGDDLVTLIADAVAAQTATDPGLALEAGDILVVTSKIISKSEGMQVPAADREKAIAADTVRVVAERVHPGGTFRIVETRQGLVMAAAGIDMSNVPEGVALRLPADPDASARALCAGLRTRLGVDIGIVITDTIGRAWRVGQTDMAIGAAGVQLTDDLRGANDANGRPLHVTQAVVVDEIAGAADLVKGKTTGIPVAVVRGLGRFVRDLDAPGARTLTRTGDDDMFRFGSAEAYRLGYEAAMAEIKSKNKQRQD
- a CDS encoding putative F420-0 ABC transporter substrate-binding protein, with translation MATALNAHAGSSPRPRGHLFLAFAALLALVPQAQAATIYPHAVDNCGTVISLDGPPQRVVTIKSTATELLLSLGLADRIVGVGFQDGPLPDDLAADLPVLSDKLPSQEVVLETEPDFIYGGWESNFAADGAGERATLARLGIETYVAPAACRSVVPPKLTFERLFAEFGEMGVIFDVIDAANSLIERQSAMLATISPDQRGLSALWYSSGTKTPYVGAGTNAPAMIMEALGLQNIYADVNEGWISASWEAIVAANPDVIVLVDAAWNSAEQKKALLAENPITSQLDAVIHQRYLVIPFPAAEAGVRNVPATLDMAGQLAGLDFDE
- a CDS encoding putative F420-0 ABC transporter permease subunit — protein: MNRLTLPALALLILLSAVIAVTLGPADISAGEVWAVILHHLGLLPDSGVTRLRDAIVWELRLPRVGTALIVGAGLALSGAVMQALTRNPLADPYLLGLSSGAALGAVSLALVGLTLLMPIGAFFGSLAALALALLVARLLGGVTPSRTILAGISISALASALTSLLIFWYATGDSYREILAWLMGTLSGSLWADAGLVALALVICGPVILVSGRALDAFAFGDTAAATLGVDVVRLRWILLGTTALLTGIMVSVGGAIGFVGLVVPHAVRLVTGSRHRALLPHTMLVGALFMLWTDTAARTLFDPRELPVGIITAIIGAPIFLLVLLRYRRVT